Proteins encoded in a region of the Planococcus citri chromosome 1, ihPlaCitr1.1, whole genome shotgun sequence genome:
- the Rad17 gene encoding cell cycle checkpoint protein RAD17 has protein sequence MSKRWVTPSFDAAAIATTEAEPGTLSKKRKTKNTGGATRRRRPVAGTNSSTSVTVKKGAVGVDLLSKYQPETPEDLVIHVKKVDQVRTWIRERISNGSGGNGKYLLLHGPSGSGKSTTFRVLAKSLNVKIIEWITPLDREWLAADDYNIDDDGGGDEYNRYFRTSSSAGDTFDNFLWRASRYSCLTTGIENEPASPALKVILVKDFPHSFVQNPHSFHDILRKYRHYSTYPVVFVCNDDSTSRDLFPESIRSECGVQDIAFNAVNCTAITKALKRVLEIELVHNPQLVGRLPDDVSLQSFHEQSGGDLRCALLKLYFAIIKPSPSQKEQIPATAIGGSTNNSEDNAAAAVKDQHSSADLFRILGRILYCKREPLTQTQPQVRHARDYTFVHDPDQLAKSLADRPSTLTNFLQENYVSRFEDLTNVAAVADTFCVADVALKHHYSSRETVADVIVLNGLVRRLMVSNIRPKKSFAPFVKPRTYDSAETYAALFSRNIRKVSPSHFHFSSPALVTHVLPFARVIPSADELQHHLRQMAKSGHTGRLASSLMPA, from the coding sequence ATGAGTAAACGTTGGGTTACACCTTCTTTCGATGCGGCGGCGATAGCGACGACCGAAGCAGAACCCGGAACGTTATCGAAAAAACGTAAGACGAAAAATACCGGAGGCGCTACTCGTCGCCGTCGACCAGTTGCCGGTACAAATTCGAGCACCAGCGTTACAGTGAAAAAGGGCGCCGTCGGCGTCGACTTGCTGAGCAAATATCAACCCGAAACTCCTGAAGATTTGGTCATCCATGTGAAGAAGGTCGATCAAGTTCGTACTTGGATACGCGAACGAATTTCGAATGGCAGCGGCGGCAATGGCAAATACCTTCTGTTACACGGGCCAAGCGGCAGTGGCAAAAGCACCACTTTCCGCGTGCTGGCCAAATCGTTGAACGTCAAGATCATCGAATGGATCACGCCGCTGGATCGCGAATGGTTGGCAGCTGACGACTACAACATCGATGACGATGGCGGCGGCGACGAATACAATCGTTATTTTCGCACTAGCAGCAGCGCCGGCGATacattcgataattttttatggCGCGCGTCGCGATACAGCTGCTTGACTACCGGCATCGAGAACGAGCCAGCGTCACCGGCTTTGAAAGTAATCCTGGTAAAAGATTTTCCACATTCGTTCGTGCAAAATCCGCACTCTTTTCacgatattttgagaaaataccGCCATTACAGTACGTATCCGGTGGTATTTGTGTGTAACGATGATTCGACTTCTCGCGATTTGTTCCCGGAGAGTATTCGCAGCGAATGCGGAGTGCAGGATATCGCCTTCAACGCCGTCAATTGTACGGCGATCACGAAAGCGTTGAAACGCGTCCTCGAAATCGAACTCGTTCACAATCCTCAGCTGGTGGGTCGTTTACCCGACGACGTTAGCTTACAATCTTTCCACGAACAATCGGGTGGCGACTTGAGATGCGCCCTTTTGAAACTTTATTTCGCCATCATCAAACCATCACCGTCGCAAAAGGAGCAGATACCGGCAACAGCGATTGGTGGCAGCACCAACAATAGCGAAGACAACGCCGCAGCCGCCGTTAAAGACCAACACAGCTCGGCGGACTTATTCAGAATACTAGGAAGAATTTTGTATTGCAAAAGGGAACCGCTGACGCAGACACAGCCACAAGTTCGTCATGCTCGCGATTACACATTCGTACACGATCCAGATCAGCTGGCGAAAAGCCTGGCCGATCGGCCTTCCACGTTGACAAATTTTCTGCAGGAAAATTACGTTTCGCGATTCGAAGACTTGACCAATGTAGCTGCTGTCGCCGATACGTTCTGCGTGGCCGACGTCGCTCTCAAACATCATTACTCGAGCCGAGAGACGGTGGCCGACGTTATCGTGCTAAACGGCCTCGTTCGTCGGCTAATGGTATCCAATATCCGGCCCAAAAAATCGTTCGCTCCTTTCGTCAAACCGCGAACATACGATAGCGCCGAAACATACGCGGCACTTTTCTCGCGCAACATCCGAAAGGTCTCGCCGTCgcattttcacttttcttcgCCCGCACTGGTCACGCACGTGCTACCCTTCGCACGCGTCATTCCATCTGCGGACGAGTTGCAGCATCATTTGCGACAGATGGCAAAGTCCGGTCACACTGGTCGACTCGCTTCTTCCCTAATGCCTGCTTGA